The genomic segment GGGGAACATTGAGCACCGTACAAATGCGGGCCATGTAGCTGCCCGAGACCGAAAACTTCTCGGCCACTTTCGTCATAGGCATAGACCAAACATGCTCATACAGTTCGTCTCTCCCAATCACTTGCCGCTCGGTCCTTTCTCATTTGGCTGTTCATGCTCACGATAATACGGGCGCACTACGGAAGGCCTTATCGCAGTAGTGAGGACGGCAGCGCATTTTCGACAGATTCCTCGGATGATCGAATCGATGTACACCTTCATTTACTGCTTGTGAGCACGGTGTCGTGGTGGACTGCTTCGTTCGCTGGACTGCCTGTCCGAACGCTTGCTATAGCCCTGGAGTATGGAGATAGGCTATGTTCTCCCCTAGGAGCGACAACGATATGAGGGAGACGAAGTACGCAGTTGAACTGTGCGAGCCCGCAGTACGGCGATTTCCAACCGGTGATGAAGTCCGGATTGAAAGACTGCATATCAGGGAATCGCGGGAAGAAGAAATCCGTTTCTCTTGGTGGAAAGACGGAAAGATGATCCCGCGCCCGCTCGACCTGTCTGAGGAAGATCTGGTCGTACTGCTCAAAGATGCGCTCTCGAACGATGTATTCACTCCATCTTCAGAGAAACGCTCCGCACGATGCTCTGAAAGTGAGAAGTACGCGCCATTTGTCCTTCGTATTCAATGGAGTAAGCAAAATTGGCGCACGGCGTTCTGGGGCATCAGCGTTGGGCCCCGTCCGAGTAGGCGAAATTGGCGCACGATTAGGGCCCTTTCGACGTCAGAAGTCGTTTGTTTCCGACGCCGGAGTAGGGAGAATTATTGTTCGGTTCCAGCGGAGGTTCTCGCATGAGCCTGTGCGTTTTGATTTCCACACTGTGACGCTTCGACTACAGGCTATCAATTATGGGTTGCCCATACAGCCATATAGAGAGCAGCGCATCCATCGCAGAATCAATAAGATAGCGGCACGCGCTAGACCGTTTATGCGCAAGTGTTGACCGAATATGCGTAGGGAACCAGTGTTTGTAGACCGGATATGCGTTGACTAGGTAGACCGAATATGCGTGAAAAACTCCACTGCTGCACATCGGCCTGTGGAATCGTCTCGATGAGACCCATTTGCTGGCACGGAGGCAGTTTCAAGGAAGGCAGACCTCCTCTGACAGACCGACGAAAGATTACCGGTTCGAACCTGAATTGTGGTCTGCCGAAATACCCTGGTAGGTGAAATGGTTCTTCAGAGGCAAGGCGGGCATGACATCATTAATGGTTACAGGAATTCTTAACAGCCAAACTGATGACGACCTATTCCATCAATGGATTGTACGAAGGGGAGCAGCTGACACTGGACTTCGGCTCCGGAAGTCCGGTCATTCCTCATGACCGCGGCTCCATCAATGCCAAATACGTTAAGGGCGAGGTGCGAATCGTCACCGAGCAGGCGCGATACCCCCTGCCCACGATCGTCGGCATGTACGAGGACACCAAGAAATACGTCCTCAACCCGGATTTCCAACGGCGTCACCGCTGGAATCGGGATAAGCAGAGCCGCCTGATCGAGTCCTTCATCATGAACGTACCGATCCCGCCGGTGTTCCTTTACGAGGTCGAATACTCAAAATACGAGGTGATGGACGGTCTCCAGCGCATGACGGCCATCTACGACTTCTATAAGGACAAGTTTCCGCTGACTGGACTCGAAGAATGGCGGGAGCTGAACGGTCTGCGCTACTCGCAGTTGCCGGACCAGGTGCAGAAGGGCATCGACCGGCGTTACCTGTCTTCCATCATCCTGCTCCAGGAAACGGCGAAGACGGCGCACGAAGCACAACGCCTGAAGCAGCTCGTCTTCGAGCGCATCAACAGCGGAGGCGTGCAGCTCGAGCCGCAGGAATCGCGCAATGCCATATATGACGGACCGCTGAACCGGCTTTGCATTGAACTCGCGCGAAACCCCTATCTATGCCGCATGTGGGATATTCCGGAGCCGACCGCTACCGAACTCGAAACCGGGGTGTTCGCCGATGATCTTGTGTCAAATGAGACCTTCCGGCGGATGGAGGATGTCGAACTGGTATTGCGGTTCTTCGCGTACCGGCAGCGGCTCCTGCACGACCAAACGGCGCTTAACGTCTATCTAGATGAGTTCCTGCGGCAGGGAAATGGGTTTTCGAGCGAGCTCCTCACCAAATACAAGGACTTATTCCAGCAGACGGTGAAACTCGTCTTCGAGGTCCTAGGGGAGGATGCGTTCCATCTCTACCGGCAACGAAAGAGCGGCTGGAACTGGTTTGACCGTCCGACGAAGGTTGTCTATGAGCCGCTTATGTATGCCTTCAGCCAACGCCTGGACCGTGCGGAGGAGCTGGTGCTCAAGGGACAGTATGTCCGTGAGGCCCTGCAGGAGTTCTATCAGAGCAACTACGCCATATTTGAGGGCAGGAAGGTCAATCGTGCCGACATGAACGCGAGGAACGACGCGTTAATCGGGTTGCTCGATTCGATTCTTGCTGCAATCGTCTAGCCATGTGGTCCTGCAATGGCACGCTCAGGGACGGCCTCGCACTACTGCGGCATTATCTCGATGGCCTCGATCAGCAGGACAAGCTGCTCGACCTTCAGTCGGAGTCTTGCGGCGATGCAGGTCCCGTACTAAAGACCATCCAGGAGCATTTCCGAGCGAGGAATAACAAGGCTCGCTACGAATACAACACCGTTATCGTTTCGCTGTACGGCTACCTTGAGAGATTTATCGAGGAGCTGATCGGGGAATATCTTCGGGGTGTCTCCAGTAATGTTGCGACCTTTGCGGAGCTCCCGCCGATCGTGCAGACCAATCACCTGCCGTTATCGCTGGAGCTTGCCCGGAAAGTTGACTACCAGCGCTACGCCGGGATGGTACGGGTCGAGGACGTGGTGGCGCGGCTCCATATGTGTTTCAGTTCGCCGGATAAATACCAACTAAATGTCGAGGCGTTCTCGCAACACACCGCTAATTTTCGCCACGGCATCGTGACAGCGACATTCGCGCAAAGTGGCGTCAGCGAACTCGGACCGGCACTTCGAAGGGCTGATGCCTTCAAGAATTTCCTTGCCACTGAAAATCCGGAGCGAGATCTCGATACCTACCTTGCGGGTAACGACGAGATTGTGTTTGCGCGGCTCGATGACCTAGCGAACCGGAGGAACGACGTCGCGCATGGCACCCCCACGGACGATTACCTGTCGCACGACCTGCTTCGGGAATTAATCGACTTTGTCGACGCCTATACAACCAGCCTCGGCGAGATTATCTACGAGCGCGCCTTACCCTTCATGGCACGGAGGGCATCGCCACTAGGAGCCGCGATAACCGTAATAGATCATCGGATTGTCTGCGTGAATCTGCCGGCGGGAAAGGTCTCCGTGGGCGATATCCTCATCGCCAAGACCCAGGACGGCAGTCGCCCATTTAAAGGCGGCCCGATCAAGGAAATTCAGCGCGATCACGTGCCAACGCATAGCATCGATGGTGGGCCTGGAGTGCAAATTGGGATTCTAGTAGACTTCGGGGCGAAGGACAATCATGAGTTTTACGTTTTCAATATAGTGTGATCATTTCCGACGAGTAACATGCCTCAGGCGTTAGCCCATCGAAAGTGGGACCTGCTGCCGTTTGAAAACTAATCAGCCAATCTCACATTCACTTTGAATCGCCCCCTAGGTGCAGTCTTTTCGCTGCTCTTTGCTCTGTTGAATGGATCAGCTAATGTGAAGGGGGGCTCACTCCCGGTGTCTTCCTTGGTGCGATAGCAGTTGAAGATGCGCGAATTGACTTGCGTGCTGCTTGCTTCGGCTGCAGGTGCACGAACGACTGTTCTGTGCAAACGCCCCACGAATGATAGGCCACCCGCTTCCAACCCACTTGCAGTCGTCACAAGGGTAGGTTTCGTGATGAGCTCGGCAACTCGCAATGGGTTTGGAAACACAAGCATCGGTCGCACGCGGTCAAGGCCGTCTCCATAGGTGCCTAAGCCGATCTTCTTGGATCGAGTACCGACAATGGAAGAGTAGAATTCGAAGTCTTCATTGAGAAGATTACCGTCACACAACAACAGATTGATGATCTTGTACTGGTTTTCGCCAATTTGGGATTGGGTAACAAATAAATAAAAACCTCGCACCTGGAATGGGTGCTCAGTCAAGTCGTACACGGTGATTGTCCCGCAGGGAGGAGTGCTGTTGAAGTCCATTCCACTTCCGCGGGGTGGTTTCCGAATTCTTTTCTTGGTTTCATGGTCTTCAACCTCAAACTTCTTCACTTCAAGACCAACAATTCGAGACAGATCATTGCACAAAGAAGCCCTAGAAACGCCATCGCACAATGACGGTGCGAATACCAAAAGGTCTGGCGAGGTAAGCGGCTTCAGTTTACCGTTTTTGTCGACTGACTTCGAGACTTCGACGCATTTCGGTACGCGCTTACGAACCTCCTCTCTAACGAACTCATCGAACGGGTCGCCCTGCACGTACTTTTTATCGGCGAGTGCATAAGAGACCGCCTTGCCATTCTTATCGAAAAACGTGTCACGAAGCGCGCGGAAGGTCAGGGCTGTTAGGTCTGTCGATTCATCTATAGCCAGCGTTGCTGCCATGATCGACAACTACAGGAAATATTGTGATCGCGCCGTCGCGCTCCTCACGGAGACAAGTGTCTGGAATCACTGCGGGTCGACTCGAAAAGCAGTAACAGTGCGCTGTCAAGGCACTCACGCTGTCTGTTGCCACTGGTGCTCGAGGCCGAGCCGAACAGGCACGTGAGATCCAATACTGCGTGATCGTCAACCCGACTGTACCGATCGCACAACTGCACAGAGCCTAGATCAAGGAGATGTGAGACCGATCATGTGCAAACGAATCGAAGGTCGACCGGGCATGCAGGTCGGAATGCTCCTTAACCTCGGGATCGAATGATCGCGAGGTTTACGTCTTCAATCTATCGGGATTGCTCTCTCGAGGTTCATGCCTCAGACACTAGTGCTTCGAACGTGGAAACACCGACATCGTTCGTGGTTGTGCACGGAGCGCTCTGACCCCTTGCAGGCGCAAACGAACGAGCTCCAGTGCCGCATTGATCTGCTCGAATGTGAGCCTCTGGCTGCACGCGGAAATCAGCATCTGCGAGGCAGCAATAACGAAGCGATCAGCGTTTGAAATGTTCATTCCACCAGCGGAAAGCATCTTTGCGTAATGCTCGGTGGCATAAAGAACGTCATCATAACCAAGTTCTCGCGCCTTCGTCTCTCCGCTTTTGCGGCAGACTAGGATCGCATCCAGGCTGATCGGATCTTTCGCGGCATTCTTAGGGCTGGAGCCGCGCAACTCTGCATGTACGGGATGCGCGGCTACTACCTGCAATCCAGCGGCCGTGACAGCTTCGTAAATCGCCGCCCAGCCTTCCGCACGCGAATGATGAAAGCTAAAAGCCAGAACGCCGTCATCTTTGAGAACGCGGCGGCATTCGGTAAAAACCTTAGAGAGCTGGCGCGCAAACGTTCGTGGGTCTCTGTGCTGCACTTCACCGGCATCAGAGGAATTGCCCCGATCAAACCACGCGTAACGGCCCTTGAGCGCGGGAGATAGCCATGCAAAAAAGAAATCGCTCAGTTCGCTGTAGTGGACGAAATCAAAATAGGGCGGATCGGTGATCACTGCATCGACGGACGCATCAGGGAGGGGAAGCCGTGAACTGTCGCCGCTGAGGATGAGTGCGGCTTGCTTGGCTGAGTTCAATCCATCCCACGTCGTTACCTGAGGGACATGGATGGGATCGCTGCAGATAATCTTGCATGCCTTCTTTGAATTGCCGAACAACGCTTCATTCATTGCGATTTCAAAAGGCTCATCAAGGTAGCGCTTCGCGCGTAGGAGGCGAGATTCGAATAGTGAAAGAAACGTACCGCTACTCTTTTCTGTTCCCCACACCGAATTTTCCAGCGGCATTCGTTCCGGTTTGAGAATGTGGTTGGAAAACATATGGCGGACGGCTCCCGTCCCCTCGCCTTTGAAGCTGCAAAACAGGTTGTTGAATTCAAGATTGCTGGAGAAAAGACATAGCAGTTGTTCCTGAATGGCAGTGTTTTCGAGATGAAGGATTTCTTTCAACAGAAGCCCGTGGCAGAGGAGCTGGCGGGCGTTGAAGAAATCGCGCCAGTGAAGATAATTGTAGCCGCGCGCCTGATTCGTATTGTGGCCAGGGCGCACCCCAAGCGTAGGCAGGGGAAGCTGTTCGGACGCGAGGCGTCTCTCGGCCTCGCGATAGAGCGCTTCATCTTCAGGACCGACCTTGAGGTAGACCTTTTCTCCGGTGGGCCTGAGCGCCAACATGGCGTACATCCGGTGCCCCAAGGGGGAACCATCTTTGGGGATGAGATCTTTAACTCGGAATTTGCCGGTCGGCGTCATTATGTACTGGCCGGATGCCCTTCCCTCTTGGGGATTAAAGCTGCTCTTGCACTGCGGGCAAGCAAGCTTGGTGGCATCGTAGCGGTCTTCAATCAATTCCCAGCATTCCGGGC from the Occallatibacter riparius genome contains:
- a CDS encoding HEPN domain-containing protein — its product is MWSCNGTLRDGLALLRHYLDGLDQQDKLLDLQSESCGDAGPVLKTIQEHFRARNNKARYEYNTVIVSLYGYLERFIEELIGEYLRGVSSNVATFAELPPIVQTNHLPLSLELARKVDYQRYAGMVRVEDVVARLHMCFSSPDKYQLNVEAFSQHTANFRHGIVTATFAQSGVSELGPALRRADAFKNFLATENPERDLDTYLAGNDEIVFARLDDLANRRNDVAHGTPTDDYLSHDLLRELIDFVDAYTTSLGEIIYERALPFMARRASPLGAAITVIDHRIVCVNLPAGKVSVGDILIAKTQDGSRPFKGGPIKEIQRDHVPTHSIDGGPGVQIGILVDFGAKDNHEFYVFNIV
- a CDS encoding DNA methyltransferase — translated: MSHPLKIAGLDHEATALEHGFPIVEVSQVAEHESWRKEVNRPLYHIHKWWATRLGSVFRAITIAALRPSGASVWDAFYERHHLTGKVVLDPFMGSGTTLGEALKLGAKAIGSDINPVSTFLVRQALARVPEDDLRAAFAQLEGQVGADIRHYYRTRDPLTGKMIPVLYYFWVKLVMTPDGETVPLFDKYVFSQDAYPKKKPKAQIVCPECWELIEDRYDATKLACPQCKSSFNPQEGRASGQYIMTPTGKFRVKDLIPKDGSPLGHRMYAMLALRPTGEKVYLKVGPEDEALYREAERRLASEQLPLPTLGVRPGHNTNQARGYNYLHWRDFFNARQLLCHGLLLKEILHLENTAIQEQLLCLFSSNLEFNNLFCSFKGEGTGAVRHMFSNHILKPERMPLENSVWGTEKSSGTFLSLFESRLLRAKRYLDEPFEIAMNEALFGNSKKACKIICSDPIHVPQVTTWDGLNSAKQAALILSGDSSRLPLPDASVDAVITDPPYFDFVHYSELSDFFFAWLSPALKGRYAWFDRGNSSDAGEVQHRDPRTFARQLSKVFTECRRVLKDDGVLAFSFHHSRAEGWAAIYEAVTAAGLQVVAAHPVHAELRGSSPKNAAKDPISLDAILVCRKSGETKARELGYDDVLYATEHYAKMLSAGGMNISNADRFVIAASQMLISACSQRLTFEQINAALELVRLRLQGVRALRAQPRTMSVFPRSKH
- a CDS encoding DUF262 domain-containing protein → MTTYSINGLYEGEQLTLDFGSGSPVIPHDRGSINAKYVKGEVRIVTEQARYPLPTIVGMYEDTKKYVLNPDFQRRHRWNRDKQSRLIESFIMNVPIPPVFLYEVEYSKYEVMDGLQRMTAIYDFYKDKFPLTGLEEWRELNGLRYSQLPDQVQKGIDRRYLSSIILLQETAKTAHEAQRLKQLVFERINSGGVQLEPQESRNAIYDGPLNRLCIELARNPYLCRMWDIPEPTATELETGVFADDLVSNETFRRMEDVELVLRFFAYRQRLLHDQTALNVYLDEFLRQGNGFSSELLTKYKDLFQQTVKLVFEVLGEDAFHLYRQRKSGWNWFDRPTKVVYEPLMYAFSQRLDRAEELVLKGQYVREALQEFYQSNYAIFEGRKVNRADMNARNDALIGLLDSILAAIV